TGCTCCTTTGGAGTCAGAGTTGACAGTTGATATGGTGTGTTCTAATGCTCCTCAACAAGTCTGTGAACCTGCTGATGCTTTCTGGAAGCTTGCTGTGCCTTCTGAAAGCCAGTGATGGGTAGGCATTGCAGCTGAACTGGGGCAACATTCCACTACACTGGCTCTGCACAAATATAGAACCCCTGGCTTGTGCATGTCAGAGGAAATTTATTTCGACGGAGAGTCCATGCTGTGAAGAAAACCTTCAGAACAAATCCTGGTGTCCAGAGTCAAGTTGAACCTGCTTTTCGTGACTCAGCTGCTGCTCCATCCAGCTTTTCTTGTATCAGTAAACTTGCACCTTCTTGCATGTTAATGTGCAAGTGTATTGACTTCATCTGTGTATTTAATTCCTTTGTTTATTTGGATCATAGAAAAGTAATCCTAATGACTTTACAGGTAACAAAACTTTATAGATTTTAACATATAAAAACTGTggaaactagtttttttttttttttttttctttaccagaGTCCAAAAAATGATTTGTTGAACCTGGGCACACCATTATAAATTCATATGGGTCCAAAGGGAACACTTGGATTAAGGGAAATGATTTTTCCTCCTTTTAGTTATTTTGGTCAtttaaaaggcttttttttttttttttaaactacatgcACCTGAAATCCCATTGAATGCTAAATGATTATACTAGagattctaatttttctttctgataacTGAGTGATTGTGGTAGCTCAAAGAGCATTGTAAGAGAATTGGACAGAATTGAACACTTTCATAAAGGttaatacttcaaaaaaaatgtaGTACCAACAAAACTAGAGGTCTGTATTGTAAAactcccttttaaaaataattctttggtGGCAATTCATAATACTAAACTTATCAGTTTCTTTTTATTCAGGCTCCTTCCTCAGAGAAGCTTCCTGTTATGTACCTTATGGATTCTATCGTGAAAAACGTTGGAAGAGAGTATCTCACTGCCTTTACTAAAAATCTAGTTGCaacatttatttgtgtgtttgaaaaGGTATATATGCATTtagaaacatttgaaattttttaagaGTATGTTCCTGATTAAATAAATGCTTACCTTGTGTTGGGTTTTCTTGGGTGGTgaagattttcattcttttggaCATTTATTGTGTTTCGAGGACATCGGCTTATGTCAaagtttaatgtttttaaatacagAGTTTAGGATTTTACGTTATCCAGGTATAGATGGGTTTGCTTTtagaattgtgatttttttttttaattgaagttgAAGAGGTCTTTCATCAATAGAGTGTAGGGGAAAAGATGAAGCTGTCAAGAGTCCTTCAAAGTCTAAATTTCTGGTGTTAGTGTGTTGAATCTTCCCATCTGGAGGTAAATGAAGCTTCATCCTCCAGTGTAATTAATTGCTCAAACTGATGTTTAgaaattctttttctgctttgttcGAGTGTGTTTATGTGAATGTAGGTGTGTGTGAATGGTAGACTggttaattgttttatttttgaaatgccttttttccttcatttgtgtTGAGGAGAAAGACTTGTTAGTTTCCATGCCAAGGGATTGTAAATTCCTTGCATAGCGTTGTGTCTGATAGTTTGGTTTTAGGTAAAACAGTGTTAAGTTGAGGAATAGAGGATATGGGCAGGTAGTTTTCTGCTTGACAGTCTTTGTCTTTTATTAGGTTTTATGTTGCATTCTGACATGATTGGTGGTAATTTTAGTAGATATATCTGCTGTGTATGGAGAAATCCTAATAGTTACTAGGTTTTTAGAATTGGCTCTTATGAGAAGAGACTGGTTGGTAATTCTTTTAAGTACTTAGGAGAAATAGAGAAGTAACAGTGACCTGTATTTTCATTAGTATTGTAGACTTTTGCTAAATACTGCTTATCTGGGGGTGTAGTCAAGGAGAAACCAACTTTTTGTTATGGAAGTTGGAGGAGTTTAACTAACCTCTTGATTCAGTTTCAGTATGTTGAAATTCATTGAGTGTTTGGTAGCATTCCTTTTCTGAGTCTCAGCATCCAAACTGCAGTTGGTAAAAATGACCTTGTAGTAAGTATGTTATTTTTTGAAGACATGAATGTAATTAAGCTTTTATTCTAAATTTAGTTTCCCCAAGTACTTTGGCTTTTTTGATGGCGAACTTAATAAACATGTTTATCATACTCACTGCAAATGTGAGCCTGTATGTTAGATAAAGCAAAAGCTCAGCCATCAGGGTTAAGATTTTGTGAATTTAGGGGACTAAAATGCCCTCCACGCCACAGAATAGCTTGCTCATGGATAACCAACCATGTTATATTGTTGAAGGTTAGTGAAATGGTTTTGTCTTAATTTTTACTCTCCATTTTAGGAGTTTTAGCCATCTtctaattttgtattttcattcagAGTTGAGTAACAAGGTGTAAATTTGCCTAGTTATTTGCATGAAGACTAGGTGCTAATGACTTTTTTCAGGAAGACAGATTTTCCTGGTTACATTTACATTTTGCAAACTAAAATTCATCTTTAGTAAATGTTAATTTCTTTATGTGAAATAGAACAGATTTATGTACTTGTATGATATATGAAGCATTCTATAGTAACTTAACAAGCCATAGAATTGTTCTGTTGTTCTAGGTGGATGAAAATACtagaaaaagtttatttaaattaCGTTCCACATGGGATGAAATATTCCCTTTGAAGAAACTTTATGCCCTGGATGTCAGAGTTAATTCATTAGATCCTGCTTGGCCTATTAAACCTCTGCCCCCCAATGTGAATACATCTAGCATCCACGTGAAtcctaaatttttaaataaatcggTAAGTTAATATGGATGTGTATACTGATTTTAGCTTTTCTAAAGCCTCTCGCCAGAACCAAAAGTGGAATACTTTGTACTGAAtcaatttaatttgaaaatatgttagaatttttgtttgaaaatacatTTGCCTTAGTTATTGTGTAATGTTTTGGGTTTTAGGTTCATGGAATGTTCTCTGTGCTTGATTGGCTGTTTATGGATAATGTCACGTTGAGTTGTTTTTTAGTTACCACTTGACTACGTTTTtaactgtaaaatatttttcctaacaaattattttttcttgtagCCGGAAGAGCCTTCCACACCTGGCACAGTGGTCAGTTCCCCCAGCATCTCCACTCCTCCAATTGTTCCTGATATACAAAAGAATCTTACCCAGGAACAACTAATAAGACAGCAGTTAttggcaaaacaaaaacagttgttAGAACTTCAGCAGAAAAAGCTGGAGCTCGAACTAGAACAAGCTAAGGCACAATTGGTAAGTGGTAAGATTGAGTACTTTACCTGTTTTAAACCTGTTTCCAACAGGAAGTTGTTTAAGTTGTGGTAATATGTTACCACAGTtgtcttttcctatttttatgtGGTAAGTTATATATTAATGTGgccatgtttttatatttttattgtgagACTCACTTGATTATAAGCTAAATTATTTCTTGCAAACTTTTATTctcaatgtatatattttatcaaGTATTTGTGATGTTTCAGTATGAATAGAGAATGTACTGATAAGGAAAATTATTTCTATCTTTGGAGACTTAGCTTCTCCTTTTCATATTTACAAAATGTCATTTCTTTATTGATTTGTTGTAGGGAATGATTTTTCACAGTATTTGTTTCATGAACAAAATTCAGGCTTGAGTCTACAAAAGGAAAATCATCACAATTAAGGAGACTAGGacaattatatatgtattttttaaaaattgttttatttatttatttatttatttttgggaaagttagatacacagagagaaagatcttccattgctgattcagTGCACAagcggttgcaatggctggagctgagctgatctgaagccaggagcttctttctagtcttctgtgtgggtacagggttccaaggctttgggccgtcctcgactgcttttccaggccacaagcagggagctggatgggaagtagagctgccaggcttagaattggcacctatatgagttcccagcatgtgcaaggcaaggacttcagcctttAGGCTACCATGTGGGGCCCGAAAATTACATATTATTTTGCATGATTTGCTTACTTGGCATATGATTTTGAGAGTGAAGAGGCATAGGAaggtgaaaaatttttttaagttccatTATGTTAAAGGGAAAGTGACAAGGAGTTCTTGCAGCAGCTGATTTGTTCAGAAAACCTGCAGCAGGAAGAGTCGTGGCCAAACTGAGTCATGAGCCCAAAAACCctacctgtgtctcccacataggtgaaggGACTCATGTGCTTAGCTgtgatctgctgcctcccaggcgcattagtaggaagctgattTAAAGCAGAGGTGGAGACCTGGCTTaattccaggcactctgatacgacATGTGGGTGAGTCAAGCGGTACCACAGTGTTATTGCTGTAGTGCCCGTTCCAGGGcagaatttttaagtttattagaTGTCACTTTGGGAGGAACCAGATTTTAGGGCAGATGTTAGCAGACATGACCGACTCCTGGAGTTTGCATTATCTTTCCTACTGTGGAGTCCTCATTAGGTAAAGGGGAGATTTTAGTATAAAACCCTAAAGAAAAAGTATAAAGAAGTAACAGACCTGTatagtgttcttttttttcattgtgatctctacttaaaacatttatttggaaggcagagttaacaaagagggagagagagtttgTAGAAGTTAGGAACGTGAaatttcatcttggtctcccacatgagtgcccaGGGCCCAACTTGCAGAGccattttttgctgttttctcagacaccttagctggaaactggattggaagtagagaatttgggactcaaacaggtgctagTTTTGCAGTCGGTGGCCTAACCAGCTATGATCCCCATATAAACTGTAGAAATAGGCAACATAGATACagtatttaataaatttattacCTGATTAaagtatttttcagttttaaatttcTTGATAATCtgcatgttttatattttattttatttatttatttattttttaaattttaggcaGTTTCTCTTAGTGTTCAGCAGGAGACATCCAATTTAGGTCCTGGACCTGCACCATCCAAATTACACGTCTCACAAATTGCCCCTATGGCAGTGAAAGTTCCTCATCAAGTTCCTGTGCAACCAGAGAAAAGCCGCCCAGGTCCGTCCCAAGTTCAGGATTTGAAAGGCACTAACCGGGATCCCCGCCTTAACAGGATGAGTCAGCATTCCTCTCATGGAAAAGATCAAAGTCACAGGAAAGAATTTCTAATGAACACGTTGAACCAGTCTGATATTAAGACAAGTAAAACTGTACCCTCTGAAAAACTAAACTCGTCTAAGCAAGAGAAAAGTAAATCAAGTGAAAAAGTAACTAAGAAAGAACTTGATCAATTAGATTCTAAATCCAAATCTAAATCTAAATCACCATCacctttgaaaaacaaattttcgCACACAAAAGACTTGAAAAATCAAGAATCAGAAAGTGCAAGGTTGTCTGATATGAATAAGAGGGATCCACGGTTAAAAAAACATCTTCAGGATAAGACTGATGGCAAAGATGATGATGGGAAAGATAAGAGAAAAACTGTTGAGAAAAAGGATAAAGATGAGCACatgaaatctgaacacagaatggttggaagtagaaataaaatcataaatggTGTTGTACAAAAACAGGACGTAATAACAGAAGAATCAGAAAAACAGGGGACAAAACCAGGGAGATCAAGTACTAGAAAGCGATCAAGGTCACGATCACCCAAGTCTCGGTCACCAATTATACATTCACCGAAGAGAAGAGATAGGCGGTCACCCAAACGAAGGCAAAGGAGTATGTCTCCAACTTCAACACCTAAAAGTGGAAAAATTCGCCAGTCAGGAGTTAAACAGTCACATATGGAAGAGTTTACGCCACCTTCCAGggaagaaagaaacacaaaaagaagTACTAAGCAGGATATTCGTGATCCAAGACGAATGAAAAAGGTTGAAGACGAACGACCACAAGAAACTGCAAATCAGCATTCTACAAAGTCGGGTACTGAACCAAAAGACAATGTAGAAAATTGGCAAAGTTCCAAGTCTACCAAAAGATGGAAATCTGGttgggaagaaaataaaaggtaTGATAACATTTTAATTAAGTAGAACATTTATGAGtacgttttaaaaaaaaagcattcatttaaaaaccaaaaataagttATTGTGTGCCATacttagtacttttttttttcctacaatccTGAAATAAGCATTATTATTCCTATTTAGCAGATAAGGAAATTGAAGTGTAAAAAGTTTGACTCATTTGCAAAGACTGCAAGAATAATAATTTgttttaagtattctgacatCCTATCATCTGCtcttattttaattattcatgGTTACATTATCCATTTTAACCAGATGCTTGAAAAGGATCTTTAAAGATGGCCCTGCatagaactttttaaaacatattgatgTAACTTTGCTTTTATGGTTTCAGCTTACAACAGAGTGATGAACATGGTAAATCTCCTCATCTAAGGCATAGGGACAGCTGGTCAAGCACTAAAGGAATCTTGTCACCTCGagccccaaagcagcagcatcgACTAAGTGTAGATGCTAATCTTCAGATTCCTAAAGAGTTAACTGTGGCAAGCAAAAGAGAGTTGCTTCAAAAGGTAGTTAACAATGATTCATCCTATGTAGTCATTCTGTTTTggctaatttttttctaattactttttatatttaaaatacttaatttttctttatcacCTCTGTGCAGACGAGTGAACGTTTAGCATCGGGTGAAATTACCCAAGATGAGTTCCTTGTTGTTGTGCATCAAATTCGACAGCTATTTCAGTATCAAGAAGGTAAACATAGATGCAGTGTACGGGATAGTCctacagaagaaaataaaggtggattaaaaaagaaacctCTCTTATCTGATGCTGAATTAACCTACTATGAACataaagcaaaactgaaaagGACACAGGTTCAGCATTCATTTCCAAGACTTGATCTCTTAGATCCTGATATTTTTGACTACCCTTTGACTGATGCCTTGTTGTCTGGAATAGAATGTGAGCCATCCAAAAGTAAACATGCAAGTAGAAATAGTGGAGCACAGTTTGACAGAAAAGAACAATTTAGTGAAAGAGCAAGACGTCTTTCTCCTATATCTGGGAGTCGTACTTATGCTGAGAATCTTTCACCCCATGAGGGCCGGAGAAGACATGACGAGCAAGTCTCTGCTAAAGGTAGAAAAAGTTAAATCAGATTATGCTTATTGAATCACACAGCAGTGAAGGGAAAATGAAACAGCTAAGTGGGGATGGATTTTTATGCCTGTTCAGACTacctgttttctgtttattttgtttttccctcttaggaatgggaagggaagggagctaATGTGTGTATGAGGCTATTTGTGTGTCAGGTAGTTCACTGTGTTCTCATTATATGTAATTTAATCcttaaaaagcaatgaaatataCCTTATTCGTATTTACAGTTAGGAAACCAAACCAGAAAGATTGAATAACTTGCTCTTAAAGTCAGTTGGTAAATCGACAGATGGGgagttttttttaaactcaggTTTGTCTGACTTTACAGGGCATTCCTGTATTTCATACTGGATGTGGTCTTTCCAGTCACCGCTAGTAAAGTTGTATATAGTTTAGGATGAACATTTACATGACTGTTGAAAGATTTTAAGACAATTTGATACAAATTCAAGTTGTGTAAAAATGacctttttgcttttttcctcttaaaaggTGTACGAGAAGAGCAGAGATCTCCATTCAATGATCGTTTTCCACTTAAGCGACCTAGATATGAAGATTCAGATAAACCATTTGTAGATAGCCCAGGATCAAGATTTGCCGGCCTTGATACAAATCAGCGACTTACAGCTTTAGCTGAAGATAGACCGTTATTTGATGGACCTAGCAGGCCATCAGTAGCCAGAGATGGTCCAACCAAGATGATTTTTGAAGGACCTAATAAATTAAGCCCTAGAATTGATGGACCTCCTACACCAGGTTCTCTTCGCTTCGATGGGTCACCAGGACAAATGGGGGGAGGAGGCCCTTTGAGATTTGAAGGGCCACAGGGTCAGCTAGGAGGTGGCTGTCCTTTGAGATTCGAAGGTCCTCCAGGGCCAGTAGGGGCTCCTCTGCGGTTTGAGGGGCCAATTGGCCAAGCAGGAGGAGGTGGTTTTCGGTTTGAGGGATCCCCAGGTCTGAGATTTGAGGGATCTGCAGGTGGTTTACGATTTGAAGGACCAGGAGGCCAGCCTGTGGGCCCCCTCAGATTTGAGGGGCATCGTGGTCAACCTGTGGGAGGGCTAAGGTTTGAGGGACCACATGGTCAGCCTGTGGGCGGACATAGATTTGATAATCCTCGAGGTCAGCCTGTAGGTGGACTTAGATTTGAGGGGGGTCATGGGCCAGCAGGGGCTGGGATTAGGTTTGATGGACCTCATGGTCAACCAGGGGGCGTAATCAGATTTGAAGGCCCTTTGTTACAGCAAGGAGTTGGAATGAGGTTTGAGGGCCCCCATGGTCAGTCAGTGGCTGGTCTGAGGTTTGAGGGACAACATAGTCAAATTGGTGGGAACCTGAGGTTTGAGGGTCCACATGGTCAACCAGGGGTCGGCGTGAGATTTGAAGGACCTTTAGTTCAACAAGGAGGTGGAATGAGGTTTGATGGTCCTAATGTACCGGGAGGTGGCCTAAGAATTGACGGTCCTCTTGGTCAGGGTGGTCCAAGATTTGAAGGTTGTCATACTTTGAGATATGATGGACAGCCAGGTCAGCCATCACTTTTGCCACGAATTGATGGATTACACGGTCAGCCGGGTCCTAGGTTTGAAAGAACTCCTGGTCAGCCAGGTCCACAGAGGTTTGATGGACCACCTGGACAACAGATACAACCAAGATTTGATGGTGTACCTCAAAGATTTGATGGTCCACAACACCAGCAAGCATCAAGGTTTGATATGCCTCTTGGTCTCCAAGGCACACGATTTGACAATCACCCCTCACAAAGGCTTGAATCAGCAGTGCCTTTTGGTCAGCCTGGGCCATTTAGTGACCCACCGGGTGGTGCTTTCAATGCTCCGTCCCAAGGACTGCAGTTCCAGAGACATGAACAAATGTTTGATTCACCTCAAGGACCAAATTTTAACGGACCGCATGGCCCTGGAAATCAGAATTTCTCAAATCCCCTTAACAGAGCTGGACACTATTTTGATGAAAAGAATCTCCCGAATTCTCAGTTTGGAAACTTTGGCAATTTACCAGTAACTGTAGGAAATATTCAGGCCTCTCAAcaggtaagtttgttttggttGCCTTAAGATCATGTGGCATTCTGATGAGTTAACTTTTAGAGGTAGATTTTCAGGACATAATTTGTGGTATACATTGAAGCTCACAAACTAGGGAAGTGGGGTAACTATTTTCTGAGGTTGAAATTTACAATTTAAAATTGCTTTCTCTTTGTCAAACATGTTCTCCTTTtcgtttatttttgttgtttctgtttaaTGACTAAAGCCGCTAAAGTATGAATAACCAAAAATGTTTGATTCTGGTCTTATAGTGTGTAGCAGTAACCCAAGAGTCTTAACACATCATGAGCTGCCTCTCAGGCACTATTAGCAGGGTGAATTGGAGGTGCAGGTTGTCCAAATTCACATTGGCTCTCTGTTACGGGATTATATAGGCATTCCAGGAGGTATTCCAACCTACTGTGCCATAGTGCTTGTTACTAACAGATAACTGTAGTGTTTTTTGATGTATTTAGGCTTGTTCTGTTGGTGGGATTTTTATTAGTTATACATGCGGTTGGAAATTCACATGGATGTTAATGAACAAAGCTTAGAGATGGGTATTTACATAGCTTCCCTTTAGGCTATAGAGCATATTTATATGCTAgtacagtatttatttttaaattttctctgacGTCTTCTACAATTTTGCCTTGCCATTTACAATTATATCCAGATGATAAAGATGATATGGCCTAGTAGGATGATCGCCTGCTGTTCAGATTGCTAATTATTGCAGATTTTGATATTGTGGAAGAAGGTCAATGGTCTGAAGTTTTGGCTAACTGGCTGTCATGATTGTGTGAGCAGGTCACATTGTTGGTTGTCAGTTCTTCAGGTTTAACGCAGGCAAGATACTAGTAAACTAGTTACTTATTTAAGGTCACACAACTAGTTTGTGGCTACTTTATGTTTGCATGATATATTAAACTTTTAAAGTTAACTTTAAAAGTTAAACTTTTAAAGTTTCATCTTATTCTTGGTTCGTTATTAGCTCTGAAACATAAGGGAAAGTATCTTTGTAAAAGTCCTATAAGTGAAGTAACATAGAAGTTACCTTTCCAAATCATTATTATGGTAGAAGCCAGGTTTTATGACACTAGTGAATATTTTTATGAGGctagaaaaagttttatttaaaatatagaaaggatagtcttaaaatgaatttttgttttaaaggttctACCTGGTGTTGCTCAGCCACTAGCATTTGGCCAAGGACAACAGT
The sequence above is a segment of the Ochotona princeps isolate mOchPri1 chromosome 4, mOchPri1.hap1, whole genome shotgun sequence genome. Coding sequences within it:
- the PCF11 gene encoding pre-mRNA cleavage complex 2 protein Pcf11 isoform X1, with amino-acid sequence MSEQTPAEAGAAGAREDACRDYQSSLEDLTFNSKPHINMLTILAEENLPFAKEIVSLIEAQTAKAPSSEKLPVMYLMDSIVKNVGREYLTAFTKNLVATFICVFEKVDENTRKSLFKLRSTWDEIFPLKKLYALDVRVNSLDPAWPIKPLPPNVNTSSIHVNPKFLNKSPEEPSTPGTVVSSPSISTPPIVPDIQKNLTQEQLIRQQLLAKQKQLLELQQKKLELELEQAKAQLAVSLSVQQETSNLGPGPAPSKLHVSQIAPMAVKVPHQVPVQPEKSRPGPSQVQDLKGTNRDPRLNRMSQHSSHGKDQSHRKEFLMNTLNQSDIKTSKTVPSEKLNSSKQEKSKSSEKVTKKELDQLDSKSKSKSKSPSPLKNKFSHTKDLKNQESESARLSDMNKRDPRLKKHLQDKTDGKDDDGKDKRKTVEKKDKDEHMKSEHRMVGSRNKIINGVVQKQDVITEESEKQGTKPGRSSTRKRSRSRSPKSRSPIIHSPKRRDRRSPKRRQRSMSPTSTPKSGKIRQSGVKQSHMEEFTPPSREERNTKRSTKQDIRDPRRMKKVEDERPQETANQHSTKSGTEPKDNVENWQSSKSTKRWKSGWEENKSLQQSDEHGKSPHLRHRDSWSSTKGILSPRAPKQQHRLSVDANLQIPKELTVASKRELLQKTSERLASGEITQDEFLVVVHQIRQLFQYQEGKHRCSVRDSPTEENKGGLKKKPLLSDAELTYYEHKAKLKRTQVQHSFPRLDLLDPDIFDYPLTDALLSGIECEPSKSKHASRNSGAQFDRKEQFSERARRLSPISGSRTYAENLSPHEGRRRHDEQVSAKGVREEQRSPFNDRFPLKRPRYEDSDKPFVDSPGSRFAGLDTNQRLTALAEDRPLFDGPSRPSVARDGPTKMIFEGPNKLSPRIDGPPTPGSLRFDGSPGQMGGGGPLRFEGPQGQLGGGCPLRFEGPPGPVGAPLRFEGPIGQAGGGGFRFEGSPGLRFEGSAGGLRFEGPGGQPVGPLRFEGHRGQPVGGLRFEGPHGQPVGGHRFDNPRGQPVGGLRFEGGHGPAGAGIRFDGPHGQPGGVIRFEGPLLQQGVGMRFEGPHGQSVAGLRFEGQHSQIGGNLRFEGPHGQPGVGVRFEGPLVQQGGGMRFDGPNVPGGGLRIDGPLGQGGPRFEGCHTLRYDGQPGQPSLLPRIDGLHGQPGPRFERTPGQPGPQRFDGPPGQQIQPRFDGVPQRFDGPQHQQASRFDMPLGLQGTRFDNHPSQRLESAVPFGQPGPFSDPPGGAFNAPSQGLQFQRHEQMFDSPQGPNFNGPHGPGNQNFSNPLNRAGHYFDEKNLPNSQFGNFGNLPVTVGNIQASQQVLPGVAQPLAFGQGQQFLPVHPQNPGSFVQNPSGALPKAYPDNHLSQVDVNELFSKLLKTGILKLSQPDSATTQVNEAAAQPSTEEEEDQNEDQDVPDLTNFTIEELKQRYDSVINRLYTGIQCYSCGMRFTTSQTDVYADHLDWHYRQNRTEKDVSRKVTHRRWYYSLTDWIEFEEIADLEERAKSQFFEKVHEEVVLKTQEAAKEKEFQSVPAGPAGAVESCEICQEQFEQYWDEEEEEWHLKNAIRVDGKIYHPSCYEDYQNTSSFDCTPSPSKTPAENPLNIMLNIVKNELQEPCESPKVKEEQIDTPPACTEESLATPTEIKTENDTVESV
- the PCF11 gene encoding pre-mRNA cleavage complex 2 protein Pcf11 isoform X2; the encoded protein is MSEQTPAEAGAAGAREDACRDYQSSLEDLTFNSKPHINMLTILAEENLPFAKEIVSLIEAQTAKAPSSEKLPVMYLMDSIVKNVGREYLTAFTKNLVATFICVFEKVDENTRKSLFKLRSTWDEIFPLKKLYALDVRVNSLDPAWPIKPLPPNVNTSSIHVNPKFLNKSPEEPSTPGTVVSSPSISTPPIVPDIQKNLTQEQLIRQQLLAKQKQLLELQQKKLELELEQAKAQLAVSLSVQQETSNLGPGPAPSKLHVSQIAPMAVKVPHQVPVQPEKSRPGPSQVQDLKGTNRDPRLNRMSQHSSHGKDQSHRKEFLMNTLNQSDIKTSKTVPSEKLNSSKQEKSKSSEKVTKKELDQLDSKSKSKSKSPSPLKNKFSHTKDLKNQESESARLSDMNKRDPRLKKHLQDKTDGKDDDGKDKRKTVEKKDKDEHMKSEHRMVGSRNKIINGVVQKQDVITEESEKQGTKPGRSSTRKRSRSRSPKSRSPIIHSPKRRDRRSPKRRQRSMSPTSTPKSGKIRQSGVKQSHMEEFTPPSREERNTKRSTKQDIRDPRRMKKVEDERPQETANQHSTKSGTEPKDNVENWQSSKSTKRWKSGWEENKSLQQSDEHGKSPHLRHRDSWSSTKGILSPRAPKQQHRLSVDANLQIPKELTVASKRELLQKTSERLASGEITQDEFLVVVHQIRQLFQYQEGVREEQRSPFNDRFPLKRPRYEDSDKPFVDSPGSRFAGLDTNQRLTALAEDRPLFDGPSRPSVARDGPTKMIFEGPNKLSPRIDGPPTPGSLRFDGSPGQMGGGGPLRFEGPQGQLGGGCPLRFEGPPGPVGAPLRFEGPIGQAGGGGFRFEGSPGLRFEGSAGGLRFEGPGGQPVGPLRFEGHRGQPVGGLRFEGPHGQPVGGHRFDNPRGQPVGGLRFEGGHGPAGAGIRFDGPHGQPGGVIRFEGPLLQQGVGMRFEGPHGQSVAGLRFEGQHSQIGGNLRFEGPHGQPGVGVRFEGPLVQQGGGMRFDGPNVPGGGLRIDGPLGQGGPRFEGCHTLRYDGQPGQPSLLPRIDGLHGQPGPRFERTPGQPGPQRFDGPPGQQIQPRFDGVPQRFDGPQHQQASRFDMPLGLQGTRFDNHPSQRLESAVPFGQPGPFSDPPGGAFNAPSQGLQFQRHEQMFDSPQGPNFNGPHGPGNQNFSNPLNRAGHYFDEKNLPNSQFGNFGNLPVTVGNIQASQQVLPGVAQPLAFGQGQQFLPVHPQNPGSFVQNPSGALPKAYPDNHLSQVDVNELFSKLLKTGILKLSQPDSATTQVNEAAAQPSTEEEEDQNEDQDVPDLTNFTIEELKQRYDSVINRLYTGIQCYSCGMRFTTSQTDVYADHLDWHYRQNRTEKDVSRKVTHRRWYYSLTDWIEFEEIADLEERAKSQFFEKVHEEVVLKTQEAAKEKEFQSVPAGPAGAVESCEICQEQFEQYWDEEEEEWHLKNAIRVDGKIYHPSCYEDYQNTSSFDCTPSPSKTPAENPLNIMLNIVKNELQEPCESPKVKEEQIDTPPACTEESLATPTEIKTENDTVESV